From Desulfurobacterium pacificum, a single genomic window includes:
- the yedF gene encoding sulfurtransferase-like selenium metabolism protein YedF produces the protein MAEKVVDCRGKACPIPVLETKKTLEEIEAGTITVLVDNKASRENVKRFAEKAGCTVEIEEDNGIFKLKITKGTAESVQEEKAESKKTGNYTVLIASTYVGEDKELGKILTKGFIKTFINADPLPARIILINTAVKLACKGADPEILDALKTLKEKGVEIICCGTCLDYFNLLDNLEVGTPSNAYDVVQALANSDSVTRL, from the coding sequence ATGGCAGAGAAAGTTGTCGACTGCAGAGGCAAAGCCTGCCCCATACCGGTTTTAGAAACAAAAAAAACGTTAGAAGAGATAGAAGCAGGAACAATCACCGTTTTAGTTGATAATAAAGCTTCAAGAGAAAACGTTAAAAGATTTGCCGAAAAAGCTGGCTGCACCGTTGAAATAGAAGAAGATAACGGCATCTTCAAATTAAAAATCACAAAAGGAACAGCAGAAAGCGTTCAGGAAGAAAAAGCAGAAAGCAAAAAAACAGGCAACTATACGGTTTTAATAGCTTCCACTTACGTAGGCGAAGATAAAGAGTTAGGGAAAATCCTCACCAAAGGCTTCATCAAAACCTTCATAAACGCAGACCCACTACCTGCAAGAATTATCCTCATAAACACGGCAGTAAAATTAGCGTGTAAGGGGGCAGACCCAGAAATATTGGACGCCCTCAAAACGCTAAAAGAAAAAGGCGTAGAAATTATCTGCTGCGGCACGTGCCTTGACTACTTTAACCTGTTAGACAACCTTGAAGTAGGAACGCCATCAAACGCCTACGATGTAGTTCAGGCGTTAGCCAACTCCGATTCGGTAACAAGGCTATAG
- the rpiB gene encoding ribose 5-phosphate isomerase B, whose amino-acid sequence MKIALACDHGGYKLKECIKSYLQELGVEYIDFGTYSEESVDYPDFAYKAAKAIVNGEADRGIFICGTGIGISMAANKVRGIRAALCYNIFAAEMSRRHNNANVLCLGGRVLGEELAKAIVKVWLETPFEGGRHERRINKIAEIEKTEYGGK is encoded by the coding sequence ATGAAAATTGCCCTCGCCTGCGACCACGGTGGTTACAAATTAAAGGAGTGCATTAAATCCTACCTACAGGAATTAGGCGTTGAATACATAGACTTCGGAACGTATTCCGAAGAATCTGTAGATTACCCGGATTTTGCATACAAGGCAGCAAAGGCGATAGTAAACGGCGAAGCAGACAGGGGTATCTTCATCTGCGGAACGGGCATAGGCATCTCTATGGCTGCAAACAAAGTAAGAGGTATCAGAGCAGCCCTCTGCTACAACATTTTCGCTGCAGAAATGAGCAGAAGGCACAACAACGCAAACGTTTTATGCTTAGGTGGAAGAGTTTTAGGTGAAGAGTTAGCAAAAGCTATTGTAAAGGTGTGGCTTGAAACGCCTTTTGAAGGTGGCAGGCACGAAAGGAGAATCAACAAAATCGCTGAGATTGAAAAAACAGAATACGGAGGAAAATAG
- the glyA gene encoding serine hydroxymethyltransferase, translating to MKHVRNVDPDVFEALKCEYKRQNEHLELIASENFTSPAVMEAQGSVLTNKYAEGYPGKRYYGGCECVDIVERIAIERCKQLFGAEHVNVQPHSGSQANQAVYLAMLKPGDTILSMNLSHGGHLSHGSPVNMTGKYYNVVQYGVRKDTETIDFDQVYALAKEHKPKLIICGASAYPRIIDFDKFREIADEVGALLLADIAHIAGLVVTGLHPSPIEACHFVTTTTHKTLRGPRGGVTMCKEEFAKEIDKAVFPGLQGGPLMHVIAAKAVAFKEAQTEEFKKYQEQVVKNAKVMAEELQREGFRLVSGGTDNHLMLVDLTDKGITGKEAEAALGRANITVNKNTIPFDTRSPFVTSGIRIGTPAITTRGIKEDGAKRIAQLIATVLKNINDESVIEKVKAEVIEICGKHPLYKELEEDYT from the coding sequence ATGAAACACGTTAGAAACGTTGACCCGGATGTTTTTGAAGCCCTGAAGTGCGAGTATAAAAGGCAGAATGAACACCTTGAGCTAATCGCATCGGAAAACTTCACATCACCTGCTGTGATGGAAGCTCAAGGTTCTGTCCTGACAAACAAATACGCGGAAGGCTACCCTGGCAAGAGATACTACGGTGGGTGCGAATGCGTTGATATCGTGGAAAGAATAGCAATAGAAAGATGCAAACAGCTTTTTGGAGCAGAACACGTAAACGTTCAACCGCACTCTGGCTCTCAGGCCAACCAGGCAGTTTATCTCGCCATGCTAAAACCAGGTGACACAATTCTTTCCATGAACCTTTCTCACGGCGGGCATCTTTCTCACGGTTCCCCTGTTAACATGACAGGTAAATACTACAACGTGGTCCAATACGGCGTTCGTAAAGACACAGAAACGATAGACTTTGACCAGGTTTACGCTTTAGCAAAAGAACACAAACCTAAACTAATTATCTGCGGTGCTTCTGCATATCCAAGAATAATAGACTTTGACAAGTTCAGAGAGATTGCAGATGAAGTAGGCGCGCTCCTTTTAGCAGACATTGCGCACATTGCAGGGCTTGTAGTTACAGGGCTTCACCCATCACCAATTGAAGCGTGCCATTTCGTAACGACTACAACTCACAAAACGCTTAGAGGTCCCCGCGGCGGCGTAACGATGTGTAAAGAGGAATTTGCAAAAGAAATAGATAAAGCAGTATTCCCGGGGCTTCAGGGTGGTCCTCTCATGCACGTAATAGCCGCAAAAGCCGTCGCATTCAAAGAAGCTCAAACGGAAGAGTTTAAAAAGTATCAGGAACAGGTCGTCAAGAACGCAAAAGTTATGGCAGAAGAGCTTCAAAGAGAAGGGTTCAGGCTCGTTTCCGGCGGAACGGACAACCACCTTATGCTCGTTGACCTTACAGATAAAGGAATAACAGGTAAGGAAGCTGAAGCAGCTTTAGGAAGGGCAAACATCACCGTTAATAAGAACACAATTCCTTTTGATACGAGAAGTCCGTTTGTAACCAGCGGAATAAGAATCGGAACGCCTGCAATAACAACAAGGGGCATCAAAGAAGACGGCGCAAAGAGAATTGCACAGCTTATTGCAACAGTTTTAAAGAACATCAACGACGAATCTGTCATAGAAAAAGTAAAAGCAGAAGTTATTGAAATCTGCGGTAAACACCCGCTATACAAAGAGCTTGAAGAAGACTACACGTAA
- a CDS encoding DNA adenine methylase — MIKSPLRYPGGKSKAVKFLASFFPQEFKELREPMFGGGSITFYWVQKKPRCRFLAGEINYDLYCFWKELKYNKDNLIREIKKIKSSYSDGRKLFNEIIERREKIDDFQRAVDFFILNRITFSGTVDSGGYSEQAFHKRFTWSSIERLEEAHKIIKEVELFYGDYEHLLFLPGKDVIIFLDPPYYSAQKSRLYGKRGNIHTEFDHIRFFKAISRCPHKILITYDNSPFIKELYKDYYIIEWELSYGMTNYKKKKTKKGKELLIANFPLKRRTQLLINFAKT, encoded by the coding sequence TTAAAAGTCCTCTAAGATATCCAGGTGGTAAGTCAAAAGCTGTTAAGTTTCTCGCCTCTTTTTTTCCTCAAGAATTTAAAGAATTAAGAGAACCAATGTTCGGTGGAGGTTCAATAACTTTCTACTGGGTTCAGAAAAAACCAAGATGCAGATTCTTAGCTGGAGAAATCAATTACGATTTATACTGCTTTTGGAAAGAATTGAAATATAACAAAGATAACTTAATACGAGAAATAAAGAAAATCAAATCTTCCTATTCTGATGGAAGAAAACTCTTTAACGAGATAATAGAAAGAAGAGAAAAGATAGACGATTTCCAAAGAGCTGTTGACTTTTTCATTCTCAATAGAATAACGTTCTCTGGTACAGTTGATAGTGGGGGTTATTCAGAACAAGCGTTTCACAAACGTTTTACCTGGAGTTCAATAGAAAGACTTGAGGAAGCACACAAAATAATAAAAGAAGTAGAACTCTTTTACGGAGACTACGAACATTTACTCTTTTTACCAGGTAAAGATGTAATAATTTTCCTTGACCCTCCATACTATTCAGCTCAAAAATCCCGCCTATACGGCAAACGAGGAAATATCCATACAGAATTTGACCACATCCGTTTTTTTAAGGCTATATCTCGTTGCCCTCACAAAATACTAATCACTTATGACAATTCCCCTTTTATTAAAGAACTTTACAAAGATTATTATATAATAGAATGGGAGTTAAGCTACGGTATGACCAATTATAAAAAGAAAAAAACAAAAAAAGGAAAAGAATTACTAATAGCTAATTTCCCTCTTAAAAGAAGAACTCAACTCCTTATAAATTTTGCAAAAACCTAG
- a CDS encoding DUF309 domain-containing protein yields MDFFEIRNWFAHRFCDYLREGKKEELTIVKAVAEIISNESPPTLPPSIKKEILSTFPLIKEENGKLKLSEDIDPITKEYVKEKSERYLKFLKENEITPAGENVEQNVKLAIKLFNYELFFEVHELIEEIWMGNFGKDRDFLQALIQIGVAFYHRENFNERGYKLLLENALELLKEYNGTIYTINVDELKEKISQAIKNPEYPHKNLFTP; encoded by the coding sequence GTGGACTTCTTTGAAATAAGGAATTGGTTTGCACATAGATTTTGTGACTACCTGAGAGAAGGTAAAAAAGAAGAGCTAACAATAGTCAAAGCTGTAGCAGAAATCATTTCAAATGAAAGTCCCCCCACCCTTCCACCTTCCATAAAAAAAGAAATCCTCTCAACATTTCCGCTCATAAAAGAAGAAAACGGCAAACTCAAACTTTCCGAAGACATTGACCCCATAACGAAAGAATACGTCAAAGAAAAAAGCGAAAGATACCTGAAATTCTTAAAAGAAAACGAAATCACACCAGCAGGCGAAAACGTAGAACAAAACGTCAAATTGGCGATAAAACTCTTCAACTACGAACTCTTCTTTGAAGTTCACGAACTCATAGAAGAAATCTGGATGGGAAACTTTGGAAAAGACAGAGACTTTCTGCAGGCATTAATTCAGATAGGCGTTGCCTTTTATCACAGAGAAAATTTTAACGAAAGAGGCTATAAATTGCTTTTAGAAAACGCCCTTGAACTTTTAAAAGAATACAACGGAACTATCTACACCATTAACGTTGACGAATTAAAAGAAAAAATATCTCAAGCCATAAAAAATCCGGAATACCCCCACAAAAACCTATTTACGCCTTAA
- a CDS encoding bifunctional hydroxymethylpyrimidine kinase/phosphomethylpyrimidine kinase, which produces MKFLLTVAGFDPTGGAGILRDLAIFRRFGFLGAAAITANTVQNTGGVRRVEFVEGGFLIEHLKAVLEEIKPFGVKIGIPHSSAEINSEMAKLLGDFKPIVFDPVVSPTFGKEFLSNLEVIRPLLSVADVITPNFSEYRVLKPYLEDFKGGVIVKGVVEGERVKDLLMMGGEILKEIVHVRDDKEVRGTGCAFSSALLSLMCLGEVLEKAFVGASSFLETYRKESFKTGIMKQWYSFV; this is translated from the coding sequence TTGAAGTTTCTTTTAACTGTTGCAGGTTTTGACCCAACTGGCGGTGCCGGAATTTTGAGAGATTTGGCTATTTTCAGGCGGTTTGGATTTTTAGGCGCTGCTGCAATAACTGCCAATACGGTTCAGAACACCGGGGGCGTGAGAAGGGTTGAGTTTGTGGAGGGGGGATTTTTAATTGAACACTTAAAGGCAGTTTTAGAAGAAATCAAGCCTTTTGGCGTCAAGATTGGTATTCCTCACAGCTCTGCTGAGATTAATAGTGAGATGGCTAAGTTATTGGGAGATTTTAAACCCATTGTTTTTGACCCCGTTGTTTCTCCAACTTTTGGGAAAGAATTTTTGAGCAATTTAGAAGTAATAAGACCTTTGCTTTCGGTTGCCGATGTGATTACTCCTAACTTTAGCGAGTATAGAGTTTTGAAGCCTTATCTTGAGGATTTTAAAGGTGGTGTAATTGTTAAAGGTGTTGTGGAAGGTGAAAGAGTGAAGGATTTATTAATGATGGGGGGGGAGATTTTAAAGGAGATTGTCCACGTTAGAGATGATAAAGAGGTTAGGGGAACGGGCTGTGCGTTTTCTTCAGCTTTGCTTTCTTTAATGTGTCTTGGAGAAGTACTTGAAAAAGCTTTTGTCGGTGCTTCTTCTTTTCTTGAAACTTACAGAAAGGAAAGTTTTAAAACAGGTATAATGAAGCAGTGGTATTCTTTTGTTTAA